A single window of Gossypium arboreum isolate Shixiya-1 chromosome 13, ASM2569848v2, whole genome shotgun sequence DNA harbors:
- the LOC108464317 gene encoding DNA repair protein recA homolog 3, mitochondrial-like, which yields MARFLRNISHLKHSFHAPQICRGGVLGSYSQLCNFSSKGRRKSKSDGSDSGEENISKKDLALKQALDQITSSFGKGSIMWLGRSESPRNVPVVSTGSFALDVALGIGGLPKGRVVEIYGPEASGKTTLALHVIAEAQKQGGYCVFVDAEHALDPALAETIGVNTENLLLSQPDCGEQALSLVDTLIRSGSVDVVVVDSVAALVPKGELDGEMGDAHMAMQARLMSQALRKLSHSLSLSQTILIFINQVRSKLSTFGFGGPTEVTCGGNALKFYASVRLNIRRTGLVKKGEETIGSQVLVKVVKNKHAPPFKNAEFELEFGKGICREGEIINLATKHKFVTKAGSFYTFNDQKIHGKEAFKNFLVENESAREELATKLREKLLEPENKKERQGDISDGDASEEIISTDTTDEEAVTAIEA from the exons ATATGTAGAGGAGGGGTATTAGGGTCATATTCACAGCTATGTAACTTTTCTTCTAAAG GTAGGAGGAAATCGAAGTCAGATGGAAGTGATTCTGGTGAGGAGAATATTTCGAAGAAAGATTTAGCTCTAAAGCAAGCCCTGGATCAGATTACTAGTTCTTTTGGAAAAGGATCTATTATGTGGCTTGGTCGTTCCGAGTCTCCTCGAAATGTGCCAGTAGTTTCCACCGGTTCTTTTGCTTTGGATGTAGCACTTGGTATCGGTGGCCTTCCAAAG GGCCGTGTTGTGGAGATATATGGACCAGAGGCTTCTGGGAAAACAACACTCGCACTACATGTAATTGCTGAAGCACAGAAACAAGGAG GTTATTGTGTTTTTGTCGATGCGGAGCATGCTCTTGATCCAGCTCTAGCTGAGACAATTGGAGTAAACACTGAGAATTTACTTCTTTCGCAACCAGATTGTGGAGAACAAGCTCTCAGTCTTGTAGACACCCTTATACGGAGTGGATCTGTTGATGTTGTTGTTGTTGACAGT GTAGCTGCTCTAGTGCCTAAAGGTGAGCTTGATGGTGAGATGGGTGATGCTCATATGGCAATGCAAGCTAGACTGATGAGCCAGGCTCTTCGTAAATTGAGTCATTCCCTATCATTGTCACAAACcatattgatttttataaatcaG GTGAGGTCAAAACTTTCAACTTTTGGATTTGGTGGGCCAACCGAAGTTACATGCGGTGGTAATGCCTTAAAGTTCTATGCTTCAGTTCGTCTAAATATTCGGAGAACTGGGTTGGTCAAGAAAGGAGAAGAG ACTATTGGAAGTCAAGTTCTCGTGAAGGTTGTGAAGAACAAACACGCTCCGCCATTTAAGAATGCTGAATTCGAGCTTGAGTTTGGAAAGGGAATCTGCCGGGAAGGGGAGATCATAAATTTGGCAACGAAACACAAATTTGTTACAAAGGCTGGCTCATTCTACACTTTCAATGACCAGAAAATCCATGGCAAGGAAGCCTTCAAAAACTTTTTGGTTGAAAACGAAAGTGCACGGGAAGAACTTGCTACGAAACTTAGAGAAAAGCTACTTGAACCTGAGAACAAAAAGGAACGGCAGGGTGATATCTCTGATGGGGATGCATCAGAAGAAATAATTTCAACTGATACTACCGATGAAGAAGCTGTTACTGCCATTGAAGCTTAA
- the LOC108463523 gene encoding cytokinin dehydrogenase 3-like produces the protein MVMSFQFPAYFTAIFIITRVMSIMKISKPLDVHHKDIRAVDLATKLSVDPSAVESASRDFGGIVKAEPEAVLHPSAPQDIAALIKFSYSNSVPFGIAAKGHGHSVRGQAMAENGVVVDMRSMANKRRNGTGIRVSIDRLYADVGGEQLWIDVLNATLEYGLAPVSWTDYLYLTVGGTLSNAGISGQTFRYGPQISNVLEMDVITGKADFLTCSPRMNSELFYAVLGGLGQFGIITRARIPLQPAPKRVKWVRLLYDDFSSFTKDQELLISKNGRKDKSALDYLEGSLLMDQGSPDNWRSSFFPNKDHPKIISLITKHGIIYCLEIVKHYDDRTKHTVDKEMEQVLQGLNYMPGFIFGKDVGYEEFLNRVRSGELKLKSQGLWDVPHPWLNLFIPKSQISDFNNGVFRGIVLERNITTGPVLVYPMNSQKWDDRMSAVIPDEEIFYTVGFLHSSGFDTWKAFEDQNKDIMRFCNKTGIMLKQYLPHYSTKEEWVHHFGSKWKVFQHRKYQFDPRMLLSPGQRIFNNN, from the exons atggTGATGAGTTTTCAATTTCCAGCTTATTTCACAGCTATATTCATTATAACCCGTGTGATGTCCATCATGAAGATATCAAAGCCGTTAGATGTCCATCACAAGGATATCAGAGCCGTTGATCTTGCAACCAAGCTCTCCGTCGACCCTTCTGCTGTCGAATCAGCCTCTCGAGACTTTGGCGGGATCGTAAAAGCCGAACCCGAAGCAGTTCTTCACCCTTCAGCACCACAAGACATTGCTGCACTCATAAAATTCAGCTACTCCAATTCAGTTCCTTTTGGTATAGCAGCCAAAGGGCACGGTCATTCTGTCAGGGGTCAAGCGATGGCGGAAAACGGGGTGGTGGTGGACATGAGATCGATGGCGAATAAACGTCGGAACGGAACCGGAATCCGGGTCTCGATAGACAGGCTTTACGCCGATGTCGGCGGCGAACAGCTTTGGATCGACGTGTTGAATGCGACGTTGGAATACGGACTTGCACCCGTTTCTTGGACCGATTATTTGTACTTAACCGTCGGCGGAACGCTCTCCAATGCTGGAATCAGTGGACAAACTTTTCGTTACGGTCCTCAGATCAGTAATGTTCTTGAAATGGATGTTATAACAG gGAAAGCCGATTTTTTGACATGCTCGCCGAGGATGAATTCAGAGCTTTTTTATGCTGTTCTTGGAGGTTTAGGACAATTTGGAATAATAACCAGAGCAAGAATTCCACTTCAACCAGCACCGAAAAGG GTAAAATGGGTTCGACTACTGTACGATGATTTTTCATCATTCACCAAAGATCAAGAGCTTTTAATCTCAAAAAATGGAAGAAAAGATAAAAGTGCATTGGATTATTTAGAAGGTTCATTGCTTATGGATCAAGGCTCACCAGATAACTGGAGATCGTCCTTTTTTCCAAATAAAGATCATCCCAAAATAATCTCATTGATAACCAAACATGGAATCATATACTGCCTTGAAATCGTTAAGCATTACGATGATCGAACAAAACACACAGTCGACAAG GAGATGGAACAGGTTCTGCAAGGTTTGAATTACATGCCTGGATTTATATTTGGAAAAGACGTTGGGTATGAAGAGTTTTTGAATAGGGTTCGAAGTGGGGAACTGAAGCTTAAATCACAAGGATTATGGGATGTTCCACATCCATGGTTGAATCTTTTTATACCTAAATCTCAGATATCGGATTTCAACAATGGTGTTTTTAGAGGCATTGTTCTTGAACGGAATATTACTACAGGACCTGTCCTCGTTTATCCTATGAACAGCCAAAA GTGGGATGATAGGATGTCAGCTGTAATACCAGATGAAGAAATATTCTACACAGTGGGTTTTTTACATTCAAGTGGATTTGATACTTGGAAAGCTTTTGAAGACCAAAATAAAGACATAATGAGGTTTTGTAATAAAACTGGAATTATGCTTAAGCAATACCTTCCTCATTACAGTACTAAAGAAGAATGGGTTCATCATTTTGGCTCAAAATGGAAGGTTTTTCAACACAGAAAATATCAATTTGATCCAAGAATGTTATTGTCACCAGGCCAGAGAattttcaataataattaa
- the LOC108462465 gene encoding pathogen-associated molecular patterns-induced protein A70-like has protein sequence MMFSGMSDLTATWLSPASLFIFLNITIATIFLISRLCPHKTPYVADDYNSSSSPPPSLHRPPSFLSRIKSFNFSTYRFPLSNPDIDDDSAAYRLERAPSVLERVKSFNFYRYSYSPQSPETDCIEPVQQSLLSRAPSLLERVKSFYKPDSVKPNETELTGTDSNGSETGLGPVHSEVKRVQSEPTVTQRELSEKMKKSRRKVEKEEEEVEETTPFEEEDHSVDAKADDFINKFKQQLKLQRLDSILRHRMCSNGK, from the coding sequence ATGATGTTTTCCGGTATGTCAGATTTAACGGCGACCTGGTTATCGCCGGCCTCTCTTTTCATCTTCCTCAACATAACCATCGCCACTATCTTCCTCATCTCCCGCCTCTGTCCTCACAAAACGCCCTACGTCGCTGACGACTACAACTCTTCATCATCCCCACCGCCGTCACTCCACCGACCTCCGTCGTTCCTCAGCCGCATCAAGTCTTTCAACTTCTCGACGTACAGGTTTCCTCTTTCGAACCCAGACATCGATGACGACTCAGCAGCCTATCGGCTGGAGCGAGCCCCGTCGGTTCTCGAACGAGTCAAGTCCTTCAACTTCTACAGATATTCATATTCTCCTCAAAGTCCAGAAACGGATTGTATTGAACCGGTTCAACAATCACTACTCAGCCGAGCACCGTCGCTCTTAGAGCGAGTCAAATCGTTTTACAAACCGGATTCGGTTAAACCAAACGAAACCGAACTCACTGGAACTGATTCGAACGGTTCAGAAACGGGTTTAGGTCCGGTTCATAGTGAAGTAAAAAGAGTCCAATCAGAGCCTACGGTAACACAAAGGGAATTATCAGAGAAGATGAAGAAATCAAGGCGCAAGGTGGAAAAAGAAGAGGAAGAAGTGGAGGAGACGACGCCGTTTGAAGAGGAAGATCATAGTGTTGATGCTAAAGCTGACGATTTCATTAACAAATTTAAGCAGCAACTTAAGTTGCAGAGATTGGATTCTATTTTGCGTCACAGGATGTGCTCAAATGGCAAGTAA